The Bacteroidia bacterium genomic interval AGCCCTGATCAAAAATGAACAGGATTATGATTTGATCGAGCAACTTCGCAAATGGGGCCGCTAACATAATTTTTCAGAGATATTTAGAATCAGGTTACGATTTTTCCCTTCAGGATACTAAAGGGAAAGAATTCATCTTGCCTTCGATTTAGGTCTCTGGAAATGAAGAAAACGGCTTTACTATTAATCTGTTCCCTGCTACTGCATGTGCCACTGCTTGCCTGCCCACAGGACGAACTCAAAGAAATGAAAACCAAGATGGGTATCCTGCAAAACAACAAAGGAGTTCCCACGGCTTTCAAGCAGCTAGGAAAAACAGCTTTTTATGCAGCAGTCTGTCAGTACTTTCATCCAAAGACTGGTATGTGTTTAAAAGATGCCAGGTCCTTTTCACTCGAACAGATACAGTCAGCACGAACAAAAGCCCTCATTCGTTTTGAAGACGCGCTACGATCAGGAAAAGGCGTTAACCTTATGCCCTCAGACCTTTATCAACAGGCAATGGATCGTTACCCGGGTTCACGATTAGAAGCTTTGATCAAACGCTTCAAATTCTATTTGGGAAGTCTTTCCCTATAGGAAACCCCTTAACCAATAATCTATTAAGAAATGAAAAAGATTCTGATCCTCTCCCTCCTGATGTGTGTTGCTTTTGCTTTGCAAGCACAAAAATCGGTTAAGATCTCTTCTAAGGTAAAATACCTGAAAAGAAATCTGAGTAAAGATGCCAAAGTCAGTTCTAAATTTAAGGCTGTATTAGGACCTATTATACTAGCCAATGATGATGACGATTGTACACCTCCTCCCTGTACAGGAATCATTGATCCCTGGACCTGCGAATGCTATTCTGATATCGTTGATCCCTGGGAAGAAGATAAAATCGTTGCCAAAATGAAGGCCATTCAGAGGTTTGAGCAAGGATTGAAAATGGGTGAGGGAGGTTCTATCATCATGATTGGAGAATATAAAGCTGCCCAAAAACGTTTTCCAGGTAAGTCCTTAAAGGCAATGGTCAATCGCCTGAACTACTATGCAGACGTAGCAAGTAAATAATCCTATTTATTCCTAAAAACACACGAAATCATGAACAAAATAATCAGCATCCTCAGTATTCTCTTTATTCCATTAATGATGAATGCTCAAACTGTATATGAGGTCGAAATGGTGGCTAATAATACCGTAGAAGTTTCCGGAAATCTTTCTGATGGTGTCCAAATCTCTGACCTCTCCTGGGCCTGGAACAGCTCCGTAGCCTGTTTTCCTGCTACCCAGTCACAAAAATTCACGGGAAATCACGTACTCTATAAATCTGTGATTCCTAAATATTCCGAATTGGAGATCACGGTCATCCCCAAAGACAAAAAGGCCAATTTTAGCATTTATGCCTATGAAATTGGAGTAGGGGGCGATCGTATTGTACCCAATTTGCCTTCCTGTATCCGCTGCGAAGCTGACCACAAATGGGATCGTCCCTGGAAAGGCAAGGTGCAGAACCATACGCGTACCGTCAAGAATCTTGTAGCCATCAATCGGCCCTACCAGGTAGTAGTAGGGGTAGTTGGAGCGAATGGACTGAGTGAAGGTGAGTATACTTTGCAGTTTAAGTTGAAGAGCCGATAGGAAAATCGTCTTAGTGTTTTAGGGTGTTAGCGTGTTTGAGTTCGTAAAGAATACGGATATTAAAATAACGCTAACACCCTAATCCTCTAATACACTAACACATCAAAAGCCTTCAGCTTTGTTTTCCACCCACCTTCTCACTAATTTTAATGATCCAGAAATTCGGATCATTATGTTCCTAAAATTCTTCTTTTTATTGCGCCAATATGGGATCAGAACTTCTCTAAAGGAGTATCTGCATCTGATGGAAGCCCTTAAGCAGGATTTGGTTGAGCCCGACCTGGAGCAATTTTATTACCTGGCACGTACGATCTTGATCAAGCATGAAGGCCAATTGGATGCCTTTGATGTTCTTTTTGGTCAGTACTTTCAGGGTAAAGAGGGTATGGCCGATGATTTTTGGGAAGAAGTGCCGGAAGAATGGCTAAAAGCGGAGTTGGAAAAGCATATCAGTCCGGAAGATTTGGAGGCCATTGAAAAAATGGGAGGTTTGGATGCGCTTATTCAGCGCTTCAAAGATCTGATGGCTGAACAGGATGAAGCCCACCAGGGAGGAAATAAGTGGATTGGTAAAGGAGGAACTTCTCCTTTCGGAGCGGATGGCTATAATCCTGAGGGCTTTAGTATCGGACAGAAAAAAGGCAAGCACGGCAATGCCATCAAAGTATGGGACAAGCGGCGTTATGCCAACCTCAATGATAAAGCAGAACTCAATACCCGGAACATCAAACTGCTACTGAAAAGATTGCGGGTGCTGACGCGTGAAGGAACCCCCAATGAACTGGACCTGAAAGATACCATTCGCCGTACCTCTGAAAATGCAGGTATGCTGGACATCAAAATGAGGCCCAGTAGAAAAAATCGGGTGAAAGTTTTGATGCTGCTGGATGTGGGAGGCTCAATGGACCACTATGTCGAGCTATGTTCTCAATTATTTACCGCCGCCCGTCATGAGTTTAAACAACTGGAATTTTACTATTTCCACAATAGCGTGTATGAATATGTCTGGAAAGACAATACACGCAGGCATAGTGAAAAGACTTCCGTTTGGGAACTCATCAACAGATACAATCGCGATTATAAAGTGATCTTTGTAGGAGATGCTGCGATGTCTCCGATCGAACTTATGTACAAAGGAGGTAGCGTAGAGCACTGGAACGAAGAGCCCAGCTTACTCTGGTTGCAGCGCATGAAAGATCATTTTGAATTCATGGCCTGGATCAATCCCACGGCTGAATATGAGTGGAGGTATTACGAATCGACCTTCATACTGCGAAAATTCTTTGCCTATCGCATGTTCCCCATGACCCTCGAAGGCATCCAATCCACCATGAAGGCCCTCAATGATCAGCGGATCAGGCATGGGAATGAAGAGGATACTCGGCCATATCAGTAGGCTCTGCCAGGAAAATTCTATCCTTGATTTAGCTTTTACTTTGAGGAGATAATATTATAGAAATGCAGGAACACCCCCTTCTCAAAAGAAAGATTTATCTATTCTCTCGAATGCAGTTTGTAAAATTTTTGATACTCCTTCTACTAATAGGAGCATTTCATTTTGAAGTTTTTCCGCAAAACAGCCAGCCTGATACAGTGGGGGATTTTGAACTGGTGAAATGCGACCTAAACGAAAAGAATCTAAGAGGCCAAAATCATAAAGGCTGTTTTACAAAAGCTAATTTTAGACGAACCCATTTTCAAAAGAAGCAGTCATTTGCTAATAGAAATTTTCTCTCTGACGTAGATTTTTCTATTGCTAAATTTTATGGTGAAGCTAATTTCATGGGGGCAACTTTTGAT includes:
- a CDS encoding VWA domain-containing protein encodes the protein MFLKFFFLLRQYGIRTSLKEYLHLMEALKQDLVEPDLEQFYYLARTILIKHEGQLDAFDVLFGQYFQGKEGMADDFWEEVPEEWLKAELEKHISPEDLEAIEKMGGLDALIQRFKDLMAEQDEAHQGGNKWIGKGGTSPFGADGYNPEGFSIGQKKGKHGNAIKVWDKRRYANLNDKAELNTRNIKLLLKRLRVLTREGTPNELDLKDTIRRTSENAGMLDIKMRPSRKNRVKVLMLLDVGGSMDHYVELCSQLFTAARHEFKQLEFYYFHNSVYEYVWKDNTRRHSEKTSVWELINRYNRDYKVIFVGDAAMSPIELMYKGGSVEHWNEEPSLLWLQRMKDHFEFMAWINPTAEYEWRYYESTFILRKFFAYRMFPMTLEGIQSTMKALNDQRIRHGNEEDTRPYQ